In Mycobacterium sp. Aquia_216, a genomic segment contains:
- the purE gene encoding 5-(carboxyamino)imidazole ribonucleotide mutase: MANDARVGVIMGSDSDWSVMADAAAALAEFDIPAEVRVVSAHRTPGVMFDYARGAADRGLEVIIAGAGGAAHLPGMVASATPLPVIGVPVPLARLDGMDSLLSIVQMPAGVPVATVSIGGARNAGLLAVRILGSSDPALRARIVAFQDQLAESVRAKDAALQELQGKVTGE, encoded by the coding sequence ATGGCTAACGACGCCCGCGTGGGGGTGATCATGGGCAGCGACAGCGACTGGTCGGTGATGGCCGACGCCGCCGCGGCACTGGCCGAGTTCGACATCCCGGCCGAGGTCCGGGTGGTCTCGGCGCATCGCACCCCGGGCGTGATGTTCGACTACGCCCGCGGTGCGGCCGACCGCGGCCTCGAGGTGATCATCGCCGGCGCCGGGGGCGCGGCTCACCTGCCCGGCATGGTCGCGTCGGCGACGCCGCTGCCGGTGATCGGCGTGCCGGTGCCGCTGGCCCGGCTGGACGGAATGGACTCGCTGCTGTCGATCGTGCAGATGCCCGCCGGTGTGCCGGTGGCCACGGTCTCCATCGGCGGCGCCCGCAACGCCGGCTTGTTGGCGGTGCGGATTCTCGGCTCCTCCGACCCGGCGCTGCGAGCCCGGATCGTCGCGTTCCAGGACCAGCTGGCCGAGAGCGTGCGGGCCAAGGATGCGGCCCTGCAGGAGCTGCAGGGTAAAGTTACCGGCGAGTAG